The Salvia miltiorrhiza cultivar Shanhuang (shh) chromosome 2, IMPLAD_Smil_shh, whole genome shotgun sequence DNA window cttttctgatcaaaaaaaaaaaaaaaaggagtcATATATTTTTTTGGAGTTGAGTcatatatataagttaattgaatCCAAATGTTAATctaatttgatgaattttaaGAGTTATAGTGATTAGCTAGGATACAAATCTCACctttcaattaaaataaaataaaataaaatttcatgtgaaaacttacAAATTTTGTAAATGTTCAATTAAAATTTGTGAATATATCTATATAGTGCGAACGAGTATATGAGAGATCTCGTGATAAATAAATGGCCAACAATGTCATGTATACAGGGAAGAGCTgaaaacatttcttaaaataaaaataaaaatattttttaatgtacgaattttatgtagaacacgaattcatccaacagagttacgaattgtgaaaaataaatttttgctactttGAGATTCGatctcaggaccacgaattcatccaacaaggttacggaTCAATCgcaaatcttgatgatctaagggctgaaaattatttatattttatattttatattttaagaagtgtttttattttagccatcccctataaaataaaaacacttcttaaaatataaaatataaacaattttcagtccttagatcatcaagatttgcggttgattcgtaaccctattCGATGAATTTATGGTTCtaaattcacacacacacatatatatatatatatatatatcatatatatatatatatatatataaataaaaggtCACATACGTGGAgtgaataatatatattaatatgtcTTATATTTTGAACTTAAATTCCCTTCAATATATGGTAAGGAATATAGAGTTTATGCCAAGAATCAAAATATATCCTCATTCCTTATCTTAagttgaagaaaaaataaataaataaataaatcgagACTCCACCGACCTTGACCAAACCTCTGAAAATCAATGCATCGGACGGTAATTGCACATTGATCGCCAAATCAACGGCAGAGAATAACTTCAAGCCACAgggcattttttttaaaatgttagAACCTTTTTTTTACCAACTCAACTTCGATTTTGagcttacaaaaaaaaaaatcagataaaTTAGAGATATTTTATAATCTAACAAAACTTCCTGATTTTAGCACAATTAATCCtatagaaaaatataaaataaaatatacaaagCAAATATAAACAGGAACGGGAACGCACGTAGAGTCAAGGGAAGACAATTGCCATCCCTTGAATTTTTTAACATGAAATACCTATATTATctcttattaattattatttatttgtaaatatatccTTAATATTATTAAACAAATAGAATTGTCTATATTCTCCCTCAAATTTCATCCCACTCAACCCTCCATCCATCTTGCTTCTGTCTTCAGAAGCCGCTCGCTCCTATGTGTTTCCTCTCGTCCAATAATCACTAGCATTgcctaggggtgagcaaaaaccgagccgaccgaaaaaaccgaccgaAAAATGACCGAACCGATCGGTTTTCGGTCGGTTTTTTTGTACTGGGCGGTCGGTTCGGCCCAAAATATGCAGAAATTTCGGTTTGGTCGGCCGGTTCGGTTTTCTCGATTTTGGCCggtcgaaaaccgaaccgaccgaccATAATGTAAAGtactagggtttttttttttccccactAATTCTCCTTCTCTCCCTAACGGACCCGAAGCCCTTTCTTCTCCAGTTTCCTCTCACTGCGCCGCACCCCGCACGCCCTCAGCGCCAGACCCCGCACGCCCTCCCCCCCATTCCTAACCTTACCCGGCTCACCCCTACGGACAACCACCGGCCGGCGAACCCGAAGCCCAGCCCAGTCCGAGGCCGCGCCGAACAGCAGCCTGGAACTCGCAGCCCTCGCCGCGAAGAAGCCCACAACCGTCGTCGCCGCGCCCAGCCCGTAGCCGTCGTCGCCGCGCCCAGCCCGCAGCCGTCGTCGTCCAGAACACAGGTGAGTTTCTGCACAGGGGCGGCCGGTTCGGTTCGGTCGGCTGAAAACCGACAATTggccggttcggttttcggcCGGTTTGAATGTGGAGTTTCGGTCGGTCGGCCTGAATTTTTGTGCACCGGTCGGTCGGTCGGCCGGCTGAAAAACGGTCGGTCGGTGGGCCGAACcgaccgatgctcacccctagcatTGCCAGACCAACTCGAGAATTTTGTGTTGGATGTGCATTCAAGAATTGACACTTTTGATGTTAAAGGGCTCGGGGAACTAACCAAAAAATTAGTGGTAACTTGTAGAGATTTGGTGTATCCGTTGGTTTACAAGCTTATGACTTTAGCATTAGTTCTATCGGTTGCAACAACTTACGTGGAAATAACATTTTCAGCTATAAGGATTGTGAAGAATCGAACACGCAATAGGATGGGTGATGAATGGATGAGTGATAATTTGGTAGTCTATATTGAAAAAGATGTATTTAGTTGTGTTTTAATGATGCTATTATACATAAGTTTCAAACTATGACAAATTGTCACGGTCAAATATAGATTGAATTTCTATTAATAACTTGTatatatttagttttttttatacaatttttttgtcACCCCTGGATAAAAATCATGCGTCCGCTACTGGATATAAATCCTCAAAAGTGACAACGAAGTATAACTCAATTATTAAGATACTTTCTCTCTAACTAGTAGATTGGGGTTCGAGTGACTAAAGAAAGAAACGAAGAACCATTATAtaatgattattttaatttaatttaaagtaTATATACCCCCAAAAGAGTCTATTTGTCTATACTAAATTCCAAGAAGGCCAACCACATTATTGAaaattcccatcatgtcctaaAACATTTGGGCTGTGCCACTGCCAACCCCTCTCTAGATCGGAGACGATTCATTCATTGTTTCTATAGTAATAATCTTCCCCtaaaattcaattcaattcaattcacTTAGGTTAAAATTTGATTCGGAGTCAAAACGATTGAATTCAATTGAGGATATAATCTGTATTTGGGTAGTTAATTGCGATTGTTTATTGATTAATAAGAGGATCATATGGAGAAAGACAAGGTTACAGAAGAAAAGGAGGAGGTagtggaagaagaagaagcagatgCAGTTGAGCTGGTTCTGTTTCAAGTCTCGGAATGCTATGTTTACATGGTAATTTTCTATATTATGTTTCGATTCTTGCCCTGCATCTCTACATGTAGCGAAGAAAAGCGTCTGATGATTTGATTTCCTCTTTTTTGGGggtttttttatttaaaggGATCACAATTCATCTGCATGCGGAGAAATGTAGAAATTCTGCGCGTGTGCTCTTGCTTGCTTGATTATACTCTGCATTTTGGTGTGCTTTAGCTACGATATGCAATCGATTGCTGTGCTCTTTTTGTATGGGTTTAACTATCTATTTTTGGCAAAATATTGTGTTGTTTTGAGACTAATTGTTGTAAATCGATGGAATGTTACTCTATTTTTTCTAGAATGTCGTTAGTAggtttatttcttattcttcttctatattttattttttgcaaatTGGGAAGGCTATTGCCTCAACAGAAGCTTGAATCCGTGCTGCTACAACTGCTCTCCCATCATTTGTGGTTTCTGCATTGTTAACCGATCCTTGATATAATCAAGATTATGTTGCCAAAAACACTATCATATTCACTTAAACTCCAATTTGAAGGAGATAAGCTAGCTTGTCTGAACTAGTTTAGATTTAGTGTGCATGTGGATGGTTGAATGAATACGGTACATTTACATGTGATATAGTTAATCATGTTTCTTATGGTTCGAGTTGTTGGACAAACCAATGTATACCCCAAAAGTGAAAAAGTGGATCAACTTAAGAATGCATTACTATTTGTTTTAAAGTTAGAAATAAGAAAATGTAATTACATTATGTTCTGGATCAGAAGGAATGATGTGTAACTCGCACATTGTAGTTGATTAACACATGCTGATGAGCTGGTATTGACTTGCTTTGGCTGAAGtaatgcttcaaaactatataGCAAAGGTTGCATTGCAATGCTGTAAATTCCATATGGACATCAAACCAGTTTCTATTTTGGGTATTTTTAACCTGAAGATGTTGCGTATCATTCTAAATAGTACAGTTGTTGCCCTGAAATTCTCTTTGTTGTAATTGAAAGTTCTAAGAAGTTTTAACCTGAAGATGCGGCATATCATTCTGAATAGTACAGTTGTTATCTGACATTTCACTTTTAGCTTTGGAGTTGGGTTCTGAAGTCACTTTGGTATAGACCTAACGTTCCAGTGTTAATCTTGCAGATACCTCCACGGATTTCTGCAGCTTCTTACAGGTTTTCCCTTAAATTACTTGTTGATGAGCAGTTCCACAATCTTGATTGAATATCAGTGTTGGTCAATGAAAATTCTTTGTTTGTCAAATCCTCTTTTAAAAACAGCTTGTGAATTAGAAATGATAATGTAATTGCTCAGCACTAATTTGATGGATTAAAGAATTCGAAAAAGAAATTCTTTCTTCTTGTAGGGCTGATGAATGGAATGTCAACAAATGGACGTGGGTAGGTACTTTAAAAGTTATTACTAAAGGAGAAGAATGCATTATCCGGTTGGAGGATAAGACAACAGGTGGATTTTCTCGACTTTCTACTGGGCATCGGTGTTGGTTAACTATCCATTTTCATCAAGATTCCATCTCGTCTAATCTCATATTATCTGTGTAACAGGTGAGCTGTATGCTCGGGCATTTTTGAGAGATGGCGAACCGCATCCTGTGGAGGCTGTTATTGATAGCAGCAGGTAAAGAAATTGATCGCAATTGAAGTCACCCGCTCGAGAAAAATCTTGTTAATGTTAAAACACTTTGGTTCAACTTTTGAGACTGCTTTTGGTTCCTTTGCAGATATTTCGTTCTTCGGGTTGAAGAGAATATTGGTAGTCTACAGAGCTTCCTtcttctataatatttacttagTGTGATCTGTTGTTATTCTTCAATTGATTAGATTTTGGAAAATCTAAGTTACTATTCCAATTCATATTAATAACCTAACTACACACCTCTTATCCTGTTCATTTATATATACGGAGTATATCATTTGCACTCATGTTGACGTTGACACTGTTAGACATATATAGTTGCTACCTCATAGCATCTGGCTTGAGGAAGTTTCCCTAATGTTTGCTAGTTCAAACTAGATGAACTGTTTCACTCACCATTTTGTGCTAATCCAAGTAGTTTAGTGAAAGGTCCACTGATGGTTGATGCATTCCCAACAATTTGTAAATGAATATATAGCAGGTTTTAACATTTCCAACTTAAAAAGGCACATATAGTATTGATTTGTGTAATTTCCGGGGTTGGACATTAAAAATCATATTGCCCTGAATATTTAAATCTGGTTAACTCATTCATTCATATATTTTCCGCTATCACTGACAATTCAGGTCTCGTCTTCTTTCTTAAGTTGTGACAATCATTTGCAAACTAGCCTCGTTGATTTTGCGtgttaaattttagtatgaatttttttagctatttattttcatatatgtAGAAATGATCTCGACTCATTACGGTTCATGCAGATGGGCGCCTTCGCCATGCTTTCATTGGGATAGGATTTCGAGAAAGATCTGAAGCATATGACTTCCAAGCTGCTCTTCATGACCATATGAAGTACTTCATCTCCTTGTTTAATTTGCTTCCTCTTAAGTAACCATGTTTTAAGGGCGGGTTTGCCCCTCGTTGTTGTAGTCTAAACTCTAATGTATAACGGCCTCAAATCTCTCTGCTGCTCAGGCTCcagttaaattattttcttcaaTCTATAGGTATCTGAATAAGAAGAAAACTGCAGAAGAGATGGAGCATCAATACCAGCATTCTTCTTCAGTCGATTACAGTTTAAAAGATGGGGAGACCTTAGTGCTTCAGCTCAAGAAAGTAAGATCTCATACTCCATCTTATTACTATATGATAATTGAATATGCATCACCTAATCCCGTTTCTCCTTTTCTACGACACAGAAAGAAGGTGGCAGCAGCACAAGATCCCAGTTTTTCGAGCAGAAATTGAGTAATCTTTCTTTGGATGATAAGTCTAAAAACAAAGAAACCTCAGTAAGTATCAAACTGCGCCCTCCTCCTCCCCCACCCCTCTCACCCGTTGATGCTCCGGATAGGTCTCCATTAGGAATTTCCCCGGAAGCTAGCCCAGGCAAATCTTTTGAAAACGAGGAATCACCTGGGGTAGAAAAATGTCAAGAAGCAGAAGCCCCCGATAAGAAAGAACAACACGATGCACCAGATGATGATTTCGGGGATTTTCAAGCAGCCAGGTAGTGGGGATGCCAAGAGAGGTTTGCTTGTACTTGAATAATGCCAGTTCTTTACCTTTAACTTAGGTGTCGGAGCTTCGTCCTGCAAATCTTTGGGAGAGTATGATCTTTTGCAGTGAGGTTTCGCCTTCCGATACTACTGTTACTTTTGTGTGTGGAAGTCTTGTGTTGTGTATATTCATTTGTGTCCTGATCAAACTGGTGCATTTTTAGATCTTGCTTTTAGCTACACTCTCCATCAATGACTGTCTACTTAGCTTTTTGGTAGATAATATGTGTTGTGTGTGTAGAGTTTGAGTGGAGAGAGACTAGAAAGCATGTAGGATAAAATGCGTTACGGTGAAATCTTTGGCATCGGGCATTAACCATTTACCATTTGATCAACGCACGCGCACAGATAAAATGCATTTTTCGTTATGTGATGTGAGTGGTGATTGGAGTAGTCTTTTTAGTCCTAAACTTGGGGATTCTTGGTCACAACAAAGTGAAAAGTTCTATACTCCAAATCAATGcatttttttcttgaaaattcCAAAATTTGGCCCTAAATCgagaaaaattatcaaattggAGGAGTAAAAGGCAACTACTAAAATTTACTAATACCTGATAATAAAATACATTTTGTTTTCCAAGAAGACTAAAAGATAATTTTGGTAAAATCGTTAACAGTTTTacctttctttttttaaaagattaataatatttgttcattttcctTCGAAATGATGGTTGAAAATAACAAGCTCATGAAGAGTCGACCGTTGTTTAAATCTCTCAAGATaattacaacaaaaaaatttatcGATTAAAGAATACAAGAAAGGTTATCGAATAGATAAAAgagtatctattatataataggattaagccttaacctatgtggcatatctaaaatctcaccatttcaaaatttaccatatataatcttcatcatttattaattaagtaactattacattccatataaagattcattaatcttaataaatataattaataataaatgtgtatatatataataatattaacttacatataatcaaaattaataaattttattatttattttatttcgataaaaattaatcttaaaaataataataataataataataataataacttacatatgatctaaattaataaattttattatttattttatctcgataaaatttagatttacatgtctgacaagaaaaaattataatttatatacaataaatgattttaattgaatgttagtgattaagtgtatttttgttattaattttatatttctcaaaagcgtatatattatatgtatatgttgcaatatattatactgtatgaatatatatatatatatatatatatatataatatttatcttctaaattttcaataaaataaattttaaattgagatTTGAATTGAAACATGCacgtgtatataaattataaacgggtttggtcattgatttacatgtttgaataataaggcacaaattctataacccgattactttaaaacaaaatcttattttatgtctatcaaaataattaaaattttatttttattttttataaaatatatccgtacattttatttgtatagggaagaaaaatatatttttcatttctaaaaactttatttgtttcagtttcatcaataataataataataataataataataataataataataataataataataataataataataataataataataataataataataataataataatagataaattgtgaaattagtaatgcataaatgaagaatttagataaagaacaatagaggatatgatgttaaaatacattagaaatctttaattatgtattaaatttataataatctcaatcgagtgaagaattcatataaatcacctcatttcacattgatatttttttataaggtttcactaaaataaatcttatataagaagaagctcttgctctccaaattaaaaatctatatttaattggcggaatgattgagactaatacaaattgaattgctccaagcgaGATGATTCTCGGAACCCAATTAAATGTttatactcacaagttaaatttgttctttcaaactccaaacgagatgattcttagaatccaattataatatttgaagctaataatgcataaaagtatgtCAAGAATTTTTCAAGTttcatacaaaatgatgtttacaagttagttatgatattagaagctccaaatcatacaatctcacaagtcaaattAGATTTTTAAACCTCCAgttagtgatgttaaaaaaattgacgcataaaatttcattttttgtattttaaggtctagacaagatgatgctcagaagtctggtgttcaaacattagatgtcgtcttccgggctttagatgatgatatgatcctacaggatggttcagacgagatgatgctcagatgaaataaaatcttcaatattgactttttttccaaaatattattaaataaaaatttatataaaaagaatatttattattctaacaaaaggtcaacatttaattgaggaatatgattcaaattaatataatttcaactatattaccttaaattaaataaatttaaaaataatttatatataaataattatttatagaaaaataatactcccccatccaccaaaattatgcatgaaagtttgtagtaatgatagtggagaaatggtcccacagtgagggtattgttaaatagattatgagtaaatagtgtaagttaaaagagtaaaattgtaaaaattatatgAGGGGTAGTGTCTAACAATaaggtatgcataattttggtgaccgtacaaaaaagaaaagatatgcATAGTTTTGGCGGATGGAGGGAATAtcataaatttaaatgataatttaaaataattttccgtcgaatttcgacgggttatgcACTAGTTCGTATAAGAAAAAGAGTATCAAATGTTTGTGGGCAGTCTATTTCATCAAAATACATGCACGTTACCATTATACAAGAACTATTAAAGAGAATTAGACTCAAaacattaaatatctaattaattagtaattagtaaTTAATGTCAATTACTCAATTACGTAGGCAACTCTAATTATATCTAGAAAACATTTTAATTCAATATCATGCCCTACCCTATGCCTTGTGACAAATTCGGGtaactaattaaaatggttAGTGAGATTTgcatagtttttatttttacataaatTAACTAACTTAAAAGCTCGCGTACAAAGCACATTGCATTTACCCCACCTAACCTAACATTAAGTATtctaaattaaagaaaaatacatttttctttactttgatagaaaacgagagaaaatatatattacaccatttttccatcattttttgtttcatgtttaacattatagaaaattttctctGAGCAGATGAAAATATTTTCTTGGGCTGCTCATTTTCACTAATTTTGTTTCTAATGTTGAATAATATCTTTGGTAGTGATGAGATAATAAACCTATGATAAAAAGTGAGAAAAATGCagataatattttcttatccatcattttccaataaaaattttacaaccaaaataaacTCAGCTAAGAAATTACTTTAAATTATACccacaattaaaaaataaatattttagcATTCATTTTTTGAAAGGActtattaaaatttcaaaaacaataaattaagaCTTTTAATCTTACACATTAACTGCACTactcaatttctttttttcactcAAAGTTAACAGTTCTGATTAAGTAAACTAATTTATTCATGGATATGAATCTTTTTGGTATAATCTTAATCTTCAGTCGATTAAATCCTTTCCTAATCGCACGCGTGGCCAAGATTTGCCCCAAAAAAAACAAGATTTGTCCAAGAGAAATCAGTTGAATGTCTCTGCGCTAATATTTTCTTTCTACTCAACCACTCCCTCCATTCATTGctattcttttcttttattgtgatttttctttattataATATCATAATTTTCCCCCTTTTGTGACTATATATTGATGGAATATATTTCATTATAGTAGTGCTTCTGGGGTCCTTCATCTTTTCTCTGTTGGCAAGTTCCTCTGCATCCGCcctttaaataatataattcttTTTTGTCGCTTGTTAACGAGCTTCTGCATATGTTTTTCTGCTTTGATCATGCTAATCAGTATATGTTTCTATTTTATTTGTGTTGAAAtttatgcttgtttatgattTCTTTGCTCATTAGctttctgtgtgtgtgtgtgtgtgtgtgtgtgagagagagagagagagagagagagattttattTGTGCTACTGTCTTCTAGTGTGATAAATTTGTGTTCTTGATGAAATGATGCAATGAATATGATATGATGATTGACTTGATAAATTCTTGCTGGGAATTCGGTTTAGTGAAGGTTGAAAAAGAACCCTTATTTGAACCTTAGAAATTGTTGGTAGTGTTATTTACAGAGAAAAATATGATTTTAGGTGGTGACTATATAAGTTGAATTACATGAAactatatatagttaatttgTTTGGTGTCTGTTTGGGGGGAAATTACTGCCTCTGTTTTGGTAATACTTTAATTCTTGAATTGCATTCTTCTATACTGTTGTTCTTGCCTTGAGGCTTTTGAATCCGAGCTAAGGAAGGCGGCTTCTTATTTCGGCTTCTGTATGAGGCCTTTTCCAATATGATGCTTGAAAAAGGAGAATGATATTTGATCCTTTGTTTCTATGGTGTAAGCTGTTTTTTTACATGTGTGTTGATGTATCCTTGATTCAACGGAAGTGAACTTTTGGCTGTTGATTCATGATACTTCATGCCACACGATGTTGAGGGATCGTTTTCTTGCTACACTTGATGCTTGCACCTTAAACTGTTATCATCATCATTTTTCAAAGTGACCAATTTGAACTCTATGGTTTCAAGCCCTGCTGTTCTTTTCGCCCGTTGATCAAACTTTACTCGTTGAATATTCGATTTCAGTTACCAGAGTGTTTATGTTTTTGCAGCAGTAAGAATAGTGATACATTTGCAGGAAAATTGGCTGAAATCTTTGATGGTTTACATAATTTGTCTAGGTTGAGTTTACCGTGGGAAATTCTCTACGTACAACTTTTGATTCGTCACAAAGATTTAGATAAATCGTGTTGTCTTGCTACAGTTTGCTAAGATATGCACACTGCATTACTCTTTCCATTGGTTGATTGAGTATTTCTGCGTTCTTGCAGATATGTAGTGACCTTATCCTGAAACATCGCTATGGATTTCAAAGGTATAACGTGGGCAGGAGACGTATACGAGAAGTTTGAGGCTATGTGTTTGGAGGTAGAGGAGGCCATGTACGAGGTAAAAGTCTCGTTTCAACTGGCCAGTTATCCGTTTCAAATGCGTTTGGAACCCTTTGTTCTGTGATGAACCGATTATTGACTCTCATTTTGTGCCTTCTTATTCCATTTACCTAAAAATTCAGTGTTCGACCGAGTCATTACCCTCTCACGTTGACATTTTCTTCTCTAGGATACCGTCAAGTACGTGGAAAACCAGGCGCAAAAAGTTGGTGTGAGTGTGAAGAAGCTCTATGCAGAAGTAATGCAAGATTTGCTTCCTCCATCTTGTATAGGCCCCTTCAAAGTGGCTGCTGCTGCGGCAGAGTTGCCACCGGAACCTTACACCCTAACTG harbors:
- the LOC131009167 gene encoding uncharacterized protein LOC131009167, translating into MEKDKVTEEKEEVVEEEEADAVELVLFQVSECYVYMIPPRISAASYRADEWNVNKWTWVGTLKVITKGEECIIRLEDKTTGELYARAFLRDGEPHPVEAVIDSSRYFVLRVEENIDGRLRHAFIGIGFRERSEAYDFQAALHDHMKYLNKKKTAEEMEHQYQHSSSVDYSLKDGETLVLQLKKKEGGSSTRSQFFEQKLSNLSLDDKSKNKETSVSIKLRPPPPPPLSPVDAPDRSPLGISPEASPGKSFENEESPGVEKCQEAEAPDKKEQHDAPDDDFGDFQAAR